The following proteins come from a genomic window of Salminus brasiliensis chromosome 15, fSalBra1.hap2, whole genome shotgun sequence:
- the LOC140535491 gene encoding tubulin alpha chain-like, producing MGNSCWELYCLEHGIQPDGMIASGSSALSDSSFGTFFSDTGAGKYVPRAVFIDLEPAVVDEIRNGHYRQLYHPEQLISGKEDAANNYARGHYTIGKEIVDSVLDRMRKMADQCTGLQGFLIFHSFGGGTGSGFTSLLMERLSVDYGKKSKLEFSVYPAPQVSTAVVEPYNSILTTHTTLEHSDCSFMVDNEAIFDLCKRNLDIERPSYSNLNRLIAQIVSSITASLRFDGALNVDLTEFQTNLVPYPRIHFPLVTYSPIISAEKAYHEQLSVSEITNACFEPTNQMVKCDPRHGKYMACCLLYRGDVVPKDVNAAIASIKTRRSIQFVDWCPTGFKVGINYQPPTVVPGGDLAKVQRAVCMLSNTTAIAEAWSRLDHKFDLMYAKRAFVHWYVGEGMEEGEFSEAREDMAALEKDYEEVGADSAENCDEEEDEY from the exons ATGGGGAACTCCTGCTGGGAGTTGTATTGTCTGGAGCATGGTATCCAGCCTGATGGGATGATCGCTTCTGGCAGCTCTGCCTTGTCAGATTCCTCTTTTGGCACTTTCTTCAGTGATACTGGAGCCGGGAAGTATGTTCCCCGAGCTGTCTTCATTGACCTGGAGCCAGCAGTAGTAG ACGAGATCCGTAATGGGCATTATCGGCAGCTTTACCATCCAGAGCAGCTTATTAGTGGCAAGGAGGATGCTGCTAACAACTATGCCCGTGGTCACTACACCATCGGCAAAGAGATTGTGGACTCTGTGCTTGATAGAATGCGAAAAATG GCTGACCAGTGTACAGGTCTGCAGGGGTTCCTGATTTTCCACAGCTTTGGAGGTGGAACCGGGTCTGGTTTCACTTCTTTGTTGATGGAGCGTCTGTCTGTCGACTATGGCAAGAAGTCGAAGCTGGAGTTCTCGGTCTACCCTGCTCCCCAGGTTTCCACTGCAGTGGTGGAGCCCTACAACTCCATCCTGACCACTCATACCACTCTTGAGCACTCAGACTGCTCCTTCATGGTTGACAATGAGGCCATTTTTGACCTCTGCAAACGCAACCTTGACATTGAGCGTCCCTCTTACAGCAACCTCAACAGACTCATTGCGCAGATCGTGTCTTCAATCACCGCTTCTTTGCGTTTTGATGGCGCTCTTAATGTGGATCTTACGGAGTTCCAGACCAACCTGGTTCCATACCCTCGTATCCATTTCCCCTTGGTCACTTACTCGCCCATTATCTCCGCTGAAAAAGCCTACCATGAGCAGCTGTCCGTTTCAGAGATCACCAATGCCTGTTTTGAGCCAACCAACCAGATGGTGAAATGTGACCCTCGCCATGGCAAATACATGGCTTGCTGCTTGTTGTACAGAGGCGACGTGGTGCCCAAAGATGTCAATGCCGCCATTGCCAGCATCAAGACTCGTCGCTCCATCCagtttgtggactggtgtcccACAGGCTTCAAGGTGGGAATCAACTACCAGCCACCCACTGTGGTTCCTGGCGGTGATCTAGCCAAAGTCCAGCGGGCTGTGTGCATGCTGAGCAACACAACGGCCATTGCAGAAGCTTGGAGCCGCCTGGATCACAAGTTTGATCTGATGTATGCCAAGCGAGCATTTGTGCACTGGTATGTGGGGGAAGGAATGGAAGAAGGAGAGTTCTCTGAGGCCAGAGAAGACATGGCTGCCTTGGAGAAGGATTATGAGGAGGTTGGAGCAGATTCTGCTGAAAATTGTgatgaggaggaagatgagTACTAG